ATACTTCGTCGAGCTTGTGCGAGATATAGATCATGCCGACGCCCCGCTGTCTGAGTTCTTGCAGTATGTGAAACAATGTGTCTACTTCAGATTCGGTAAGCGCAGCGGTCGGCTCGTCGAGCACCAGTATCTTTGCCTCATGCGAAAGAGCCTTTGCGATCTCGACAAGCTGCTGCCTTCCGATGCCGAGGTTTCCGACCTTGACGCGCGGATCGATATCGAGGCCAAGGTCGTGCAAAAGGCTCGTGGCCTTGTGATAAAGAGCCGACCAATCGATGACGCCAAATCTCGACGGCTCGCGCCCCAGAAAGATGTTCTCGCCGACCGTAAGTTCTTTAACCAGCGACAATTCCTGAAAGATTATCGCAACGCCCGCGCCTTCGGAATCGCGGATGTCCCGAAACGACCGTGCAGAATCGTCGATCCGGATCTCGCCTGAATATGTGCCAGCCGGATAAACGCCCGACAGCACTTTCATCAATGTCGATTTCCCTGCCCCGTTTTCGCCGACAAGCGAATGGAATTCACCTCGCTCGAGCGTAAAGCTCACCCCGTCGAGAGCCCGCACGCCGGGGAATTCCTTTACGATGTCTCTCATTTCGAGCAGGGGCATTTCTTCTGAGCGGCGGCTTTTGCGGAGACCGCAGGGTCGGTCTCGCATTTCTACAGATAATAGTCAGGATTTTACGCGCACTGCGGACCTTTCCACAATCTTGCACAGGTGGTGTTACGGACCATAGTTTTACGCCCGACACCGCAATAATTTATACTCTAGACCTATGTCCGAAACAAATGCGATCGAATCAGTCCTGAGCGAGACGCGGGTCTTCCAGCCGCCTTCAGATTTCGCATCAAAGGCACATATCAGCGGCTTCGAGGCCTACGAAAAGCTCTATGCCGAAGCCGAGGCCGACCCCTCGGCTTTTTGGGAAAAGCAGGCTGCCGATCTGCATTGGTTCAAAAGATGGGAAAAGGTGCTTGAATGGAACGAGCCTTTCGCGAAGTGGTTTGTCGGCGGAAAGATCAATGTTTCATACAACTGTCTTGACCGACACGCTTCGACGTGGCGGAAGAATAAGGCCGCAATAATCTGGGAAGGCGAGCCCGGCGAGATCAAGACCATAACCTACCTGCAGCTTCATCAGGAAGTCTCCCGTTTTGCGAACGTGCTGAAAAGTCTGGGCGTCGCGTCGGGCGACCGTGTAGCGCTGTATATGCCGCTTGTGCCGGCATTGGCGGTCGCGATGCTGGCCTGTACGAGGATCGGGGCAACACACACCGTGATATTTGGCGGCTTTTCAGCCGATGCGATCAGCGATCGGGTCAACGACTGCGGCTGCAAATTGATCGTTACTGCAGACGGCGGATATCGACGCGGAAGCGAGTTGGAACTGAAAAAGGTCGTTGACGAGGCAGTGGTCCATTGCCCAACGGTCGAGAATGTAATTGTCTACCGCCGTACCGGAACAAAGGTTTCGATGCTGCCCGGCCGCGACCATTGGTGGCATGAACTTGATAAGACGGTTGATTTTGATTGCCCCGCCGAGGAACTCGATTCCGAGCATCCGCTTTATATTCTCTACACTTCCGGTACTACCGGAAAGCCTAAAGGAATACTGCACACCACGGGCGGATATCTTACGCAGGCCGCGTATACGTCGAAGATGGTCTTCGATCTCAAAGACGACGACATCTATTGGTGTACGGCCGACATCGGATGGGTCACCGGACACAGCTATGTCGTTTACGGGCCGCTCGCGAATGGGGCAACGGTCTTTATGTATGAAGGAGCCCCGAACTTTCCGGATCTTGACCGGTTCTGGGACATGATCGAGCGGCACAAGATCAACATTCTCTACACCGCGCCGACCGCGATCAGGGCGTTCATAAAATGGGGCGAACAATATCCGCTCAAACACGACCTTTCGAGCCTGCGCCTGCTCGGCACGGTCGGCGAGCCGATCAACCCTGAGGCTTGGATGTGGTATCACCACATCATTGGCAAAGGAAAGTGTCCGATCGTAGATACCTGGTGGCAGACCGAGACCGGTTCAATAATGATCTCGCCGCTCCCCGGCGCGACACCTACGGTTCCGGGCACTGCGACGCGGCCGCTCCCGGGCATAATCGTTGATATTGTGACGAAGGCCGGCGTCTCGGTCGGGCCGAACGAGGGTGGTTATCTTGTGATCAAGCATCCGTGGCCGTCGATGCTCAGAACCTTGTACGGCGACGATGAGAGATACCGGAAAACGTACTGGTCCGAGATTCCGGGCTGCTACTTTGCCGGTGATGGTGCCCGACGAGACGCCCTCGGCAATTACTGGATAATGGGCCGTGTTGACGACGTGATAAACGTCAGCGGCCA
The DNA window shown above is from Chloracidobacterium sp. and carries:
- the acs gene encoding acetate--CoA ligase — translated: MSETNAIESVLSETRVFQPPSDFASKAHISGFEAYEKLYAEAEADPSAFWEKQAADLHWFKRWEKVLEWNEPFAKWFVGGKINVSYNCLDRHASTWRKNKAAIIWEGEPGEIKTITYLQLHQEVSRFANVLKSLGVASGDRVALYMPLVPALAVAMLACTRIGATHTVIFGGFSADAISDRVNDCGCKLIVTADGGYRRGSELELKKVVDEAVVHCPTVENVIVYRRTGTKVSMLPGRDHWWHELDKTVDFDCPAEELDSEHPLYILYTSGTTGKPKGILHTTGGYLTQAAYTSKMVFDLKDDDIYWCTADIGWVTGHSYVVYGPLANGATVFMYEGAPNFPDLDRFWDMIERHKINILYTAPTAIRAFIKWGEQYPLKHDLSSLRLLGTVGEPINPEAWMWYHHIIGKGKCPIVDTWWQTETGSIMISPLPGATPTVPGTATRPLPGIIVDIVTKAGVSVGPNEGGYLVIKHPWPSMLRTLYGDDERYRKTYWSEIPGCYFAGDGARRDALGNYWIMGRVDDVINVSGHRLGTAEIESALVSHEAVAEAAVVGRPDDLKGQAIAAFVTLEGGRKGDDELKEALRAHVAKEIGALAKPDDIRFTDMLPKTRSGKIMRRLLREIASGSAVAGDVTTLEDLSVLEKLRQDEE